In Haloplanus rubicundus, one DNA window encodes the following:
- a CDS encoding DUF7855 family protein — translation MLLVVTYSRAARTTLRNVRRTHESAVVRELGRAALFEETELGAFLALRLRAKHGDDVQIERTQPFNEFAAVREAVRDAAEAYEDREAASTPYVKFAAGTDHPDPDSMRGTDL, via the coding sequence TTGCTACTCGTCGTCACGTACTCGCGGGCCGCCCGAACGACGCTCCGGAACGTCCGTCGAACGCACGAGTCGGCGGTCGTTCGGGAGCTGGGGCGGGCGGCGCTGTTCGAGGAGACGGAGTTGGGCGCGTTTCTGGCGCTCCGTCTCAGGGCGAAACACGGCGACGACGTACAGATCGAGCGGACGCAACCGTTCAACGAGTTCGCCGCCGTCCGGGAGGCGGTGCGGGACGCCGCCGAGGCGTACGAGGATCGGGAGGCGGCGAGCACGCCGTACGTCAAGTTCGCCGCGGGAACCGATCACCCCGATCCGGACTCGATGCGCGGGACCGACCTGTAA
- a CDS encoding DUF7856 family protein has protein sequence MRVIVDGRSYEGRVIDLTGTDVSAATAVESVGATDPPIHVDCPVPGDAHEHVRRLPPETFDRRAALAAAARALGHASPARSALDEARSELADLSAPSVDVDAARRRVAETGEKEERLRERVAELRGRLQARREIDADTTAVEAQLNEATSRLAEAETERIAAEQALERAEAVARDARDSRERRLELEDRVANREREIRRDLAAAVWDRFRAAIRSVPGTATVGAAPGTYDGDRVTAALAVARLAPLDAPVVVDGLDRIDGAEAAASILEAPVIYIG, from the coding sequence ATGCGAGTGATCGTCGACGGGCGGAGCTACGAAGGACGGGTGATCGATCTGACGGGAACGGACGTGTCGGCGGCGACCGCCGTGGAGTCGGTCGGCGCTACGGACCCGCCGATTCACGTCGACTGCCCCGTACCGGGAGACGCCCACGAACACGTGCGGCGCCTCCCCCCGGAGACGTTCGACCGGCGGGCAGCACTCGCCGCGGCGGCGCGGGCGCTGGGCCACGCGTCGCCGGCGCGGTCGGCGCTCGACGAGGCCCGGTCCGAACTAGCCGACCTGTCGGCGCCGTCGGTCGATGTGGACGCGGCGCGGCGCCGCGTCGCCGAGACGGGCGAGAAGGAGGAACGCCTCCGCGAGCGCGTCGCCGAACTACGGGGGCGACTGCAGGCCCGCCGGGAAATCGACGCGGACACGACGGCGGTCGAAGCGCAGTTGAACGAGGCGACGAGCCGGTTGGCGGAGGCAGAAACCGAGCGAATCGCGGCCGAACAGGCGCTCGAGCGCGCGGAGGCGGTGGCCCGGGACGCACGCGACAGCCGCGAGCGGCGCCTCGAACTCGAGGACCGCGTGGCGAACCGCGAACGCGAGATCCGGCGGGACCTGGCGGCCGCAGTGTGGGATCGGTTCCGGGCGGCGATCCGATCCGTCCCGGGGACGGCGACGGTGGGGGCGGCACCGGGGACGTACGACGGCGACCGGGTGACGGCCGCACTCGCGGTGGCCCGCCTCGCCCCGCTCGACGCGCCGGTCGTCGTCGACGGCCTCGACCGGATCGACGGCGCCGAGGCGGCCGCATCGATTCTGGAGGCGCCGGTGATTTATATCGGGTGA
- a CDS encoding DUF7857 domain-containing protein, with amino-acid sequence MDSNWSVTPLDGHDVTLVTVDLRNPSPVDRRVRVSNRLDGPVLPPKRAGVSESGWDEEGFDGVVPASGRRTLGYACPAPARRPPVSVVDEGRADAEAADSTAVAVRELGDPRPPGDAIPGVEEAEDDGTGDEPPVPTDAEAGVPPAVESWLTAVEARVDRGERLTDASVESATAALGEIDDASELAEQVSADAAALEAVAERAAALAERASVVDVPAEALRRLP; translated from the coding sequence ATGGACTCCAACTGGTCGGTCACGCCGCTCGACGGCCACGACGTGACGCTCGTGACGGTCGACCTGCGGAACCCGTCGCCGGTCGACCGCCGCGTTCGCGTCTCGAACCGCCTCGACGGTCCCGTGCTGCCGCCGAAACGCGCCGGTGTCTCCGAATCCGGGTGGGACGAGGAGGGGTTCGACGGCGTCGTGCCGGCATCGGGGCGGCGAACGCTCGGCTACGCCTGCCCGGCGCCGGCGAGACGACCGCCGGTGTCGGTCGTCGACGAGGGGCGTGCCGACGCGGAAGCCGCCGACTCGACGGCAGTCGCGGTCCGGGAACTGGGCGATCCACGGCCACCCGGCGACGCGATACCGGGCGTGGAGGAAGCCGAGGACGACGGTACGGGGGACGAGCCGCCGGTCCCGACGGACGCCGAAGCGGGGGTTCCCCCCGCGGTCGAGTCGTGGCTGACGGCGGTCGAAGCGCGGGTCGACCGCGGGGAGCGGTTGACGGACGCGTCGGTCGAGTCGGCGACGGCGGCGCTCGGCGAAATCGACGACGCGTCCGAACTGGCGGAGCAGGTGTCGGCGGACGCCGCCGCGCTCGAAGCGGTGGCGGAGCGGGCGGCGGCGCTCGCGGAACGGGCGTCGGTGGTGGACGTGCCGGCCGAGGCGCTCCGGAGGCTCCCGTGA
- a CDS encoding nucleotide-binding protein, whose protein sequence is MIVAVAGGKGGVGKTTVAYNLGAALDAVVVDADLGMADLPRGRGPDLHDVLAGQADVAEAIRGGPVSLLPCGRSLAGARAADVRELAAVLRRVEGEWGDDVVVDCPAGLRADVGVPLAVADACALVVSPRRFALADAVRTRELARELDAGLAGVALNRTTDADDPPTDVFRRVLGAPIATVPADPRVGRSVEAERPVERAAPESVAAAAIRSLAASIRECRRARH, encoded by the coding sequence GTGATCGTCGCCGTCGCGGGCGGGAAAGGCGGGGTCGGGAAGACGACGGTCGCGTACAACCTCGGCGCGGCGCTCGACGCCGTCGTCGTCGACGCCGACCTGGGGATGGCGGACCTGCCCCGCGGTCGCGGGCCGGACCTCCACGACGTGCTCGCGGGGCAGGCCGACGTTGCCGAGGCAATTCGCGGCGGTCCCGTGTCGCTCCTGCCGTGTGGGCGGTCGCTCGCCGGCGCCCGCGCGGCGGACGTGCGCGAACTCGCCGCGGTCCTCCGGCGGGTCGAGGGCGAGTGGGGTGACGACGTGGTGGTCGACTGTCCGGCCGGCCTGCGTGCGGACGTTGGCGTCCCGCTCGCCGTCGCCGACGCCTGCGCCCTCGTCGTCTCGCCGCGCCGGTTCGCGCTCGCGGACGCGGTGCGGACGCGCGAACTGGCACGCGAACTCGACGCCGGGCTGGCGGGGGTCGCTCTCAACCGGACGACCGACGCCGACGACCCGCCGACGGACGTGTTTCGGCGGGTGCTCGGGGCGCCGATTGCGACGGTGCCGGCCGACCCGCGCGTGGGGCGGTCGGTCGAGGCGGAGCGGCCCGTGGAGCGGGCGGCGCCGGAGTCGGTTGCGGCGGCGGCGATCCGGTCGCTCGCGGCGTCGATACGTGAGTGTCGGCGGGCGCGGCACTGA
- a CDS encoding transcription initiation factor IIB produces the protein MSQARMECPECSGRLNTEGTETVCGQCGLVVDEYRIDHGPEWRSFADDDTNPERTGAPLVQSRHDRGLSTDIGRSTRVKGRKRRRLSRMRTQHNRAQISTKRERNQVYAFTEIRRLVGALSLPTHVRESACSLFRSAQEADLLRGRSLEGFASATVYATCRVCSVSRTVEEVVDAAKATEDEHRAAYRALNRELDVATGPIHPVEYVPRYASELDVSESVRRRAEEHARRLRESGDAAGRNPSGVAAACLYTAAREAGASLTQQAAADVADVTPVTVRNTYRLLQD, from the coding sequence ATGAGCCAGGCACGGATGGAGTGTCCGGAGTGCAGCGGTCGACTGAACACCGAGGGAACCGAGACGGTCTGTGGCCAATGTGGCCTCGTCGTCGACGAGTACCGGATCGATCACGGTCCCGAGTGGCGGTCCTTCGCGGACGACGACACGAACCCCGAGCGGACGGGCGCGCCGCTCGTCCAGTCGCGTCACGACCGCGGCCTCTCGACCGACATCGGACGGTCGACGCGGGTGAAAGGCCGGAAGCGCCGGCGACTCTCCCGCATGCGGACCCAGCACAATCGGGCACAGATTTCCACGAAGCGCGAGCGTAACCAGGTGTACGCGTTTACCGAAATTCGGCGGCTCGTCGGCGCGCTGTCGCTCCCGACACACGTCCGGGAGTCGGCGTGTTCGCTCTTTCGCTCGGCACAGGAGGCCGACTTACTCCGCGGCCGGTCGCTGGAGGGCTTCGCCTCCGCGACGGTGTACGCCACCTGTCGGGTGTGTTCGGTCTCTCGCACCGTCGAGGAAGTCGTCGACGCCGCCAAGGCCACCGAGGACGAACACCGGGCGGCCTACCGTGCGCTGAACCGCGAACTCGACGTCGCGACCGGCCCGATCCACCCCGTCGAGTACGTCCCGCGGTACGCGAGCGAACTCGACGTGAGCGAATCCGTGCGCCGGCGGGCCGAGGAACACGCCCGTCGACTCCGCGAGTCGGGCGACGCCGCCGGCCGGAATCCGAGCGGCGTCGCCGCCGCCTGCCTCTACACCGCCGCCCGCGAGGCCGGCGCGTCGCTCACCCAACAGGCCGCCGCCGACGTGGCCGACGTGACGCCCGTCACCGTCCGCAACACCTACCGACTGCTGCAGGACTGA
- a CDS encoding DUF7858 family protein, which translates to MGLSDIAAGIEVHERQRDRGVPTVDATGDDLIARLDAHEDTLPCTPAAATSVLEAYAAGTSVGDCAREAGIAPMTAAKLLHRCGVAGLSPLGPTARDILRDWLDGDLSRTEAVELVGADEADVALATYVETHDAVPELADAVAGVLEPDANATVEKRDALAETMSSVGDLR; encoded by the coding sequence ATGGGACTGTCGGACATCGCCGCGGGGATCGAGGTACACGAACGCCAGCGTGATCGGGGTGTCCCGACGGTGGACGCGACGGGTGACGACCTGATCGCTCGGCTCGACGCGCACGAGGACACACTCCCGTGTACGCCGGCGGCGGCGACGAGCGTCTTGGAGGCGTACGCCGCCGGAACGAGCGTCGGTGACTGCGCACGCGAGGCGGGCATCGCGCCGATGACGGCCGCCAAACTCCTGCATCGGTGTGGGGTCGCGGGGCTGTCGCCGCTCGGCCCAACGGCCCGGGACATCCTCCGCGACTGGCTCGACGGCGACCTCTCCCGAACCGAGGCGGTCGAACTCGTCGGCGCCGACGAGGCGGACGTGGCGCTAGCGACGTACGTCGAGACCCACGACGCCGTCCCCGAACTCGCCGACGCGGTGGCGGGCGTCCTCGAACCGGACGCGAACGCGACGGTCGAAAAGCGGGACGCGCTGGCGGAGACGATGAGTTCGGTCGGCGACCTGCGGTAG
- a CDS encoding Acg family FMN-binding oxidoreductase — protein MSAAELTRSVWDVNADDYPADAPFGERLRFLLRYAILAPSSHNSQPWRFRIEGRAVHVAADESRWLRAADPDRRELFVSLGCAVENLVVAAEHFGFDPAVSYPDGGTERIATVTMDDGASERRPAAPFDELTARYTSHERFDGTPLDSATRNRLVAAVEGAPVALHLVNGDAKRAVGELQAEADRLQMKDRAYREELGHWIGLGALGHSWLLARVGQAVVAHLDIGDREAAKNSALVESAPVVGVLTTASDDPAARVETGRAFERVALRASAAGVAVHPMSQILERPALRRRLASELDFDGATPQHLFRLGYADEAAEHTPRWPVESVLDGE, from the coding sequence ATGTCCGCTGCGGAGCTCACGCGGTCGGTCTGGGACGTGAACGCCGACGACTACCCCGCGGACGCGCCGTTCGGCGAGCGGCTACGGTTCCTCCTGCGGTACGCGATCCTGGCGCCGTCGAGCCACAACTCGCAGCCGTGGCGGTTCCGGATCGAGGGGCGCGCGGTCCACGTCGCCGCCGACGAGTCGCGGTGGCTTCGGGCCGCGGACCCGGACCGGCGCGAACTGTTCGTGAGTCTCGGCTGTGCGGTGGAGAACCTCGTCGTCGCCGCCGAACACTTCGGCTTCGATCCGGCAGTGTCGTATCCCGACGGGGGGACGGAGCGCATCGCGACGGTGACGATGGACGACGGTGCGTCGGAGCGCCGACCCGCGGCGCCGTTCGACGAACTCACCGCCCGGTACACGAGTCACGAGCGATTCGACGGGACGCCACTGGATTCGGCGACGCGGAACCGCTTGGTGGCGGCCGTCGAGGGCGCTCCCGTCGCCCTCCATCTCGTCAACGGCGATGCGAAACGCGCGGTCGGCGAGTTGCAGGCGGAGGCGGACCGCCTGCAGATGAAAGATCGGGCGTACCGGGAGGAACTCGGGCACTGGATCGGCCTGGGTGCGCTCGGCCACTCGTGGTTGCTGGCCCGCGTCGGGCAGGCCGTCGTTGCGCACCTCGATATCGGCGACCGGGAGGCCGCGAAGAACTCGGCGCTCGTCGAGAGCGCGCCCGTCGTCGGCGTGTTGACGACGGCGTCCGACGACCCGGCCGCCCGCGTCGAGACGGGACGGGCGTTCGAGCGCGTCGCCCTCCGTGCCAGCGCCGCGGGCGTGGCCGTCCACCCGATGAGTCAGATTCTGGAGCGACCGGCCCTTCGGAGGCGACTCGCGTCGGAACTCGACTTCGACGGGGCGACGCCACAGCACCTCTTTCGACTCGGCTACGCGGACGAGGCGGCCGAGCACACCCCACGGTGGCCGGTCGAGTCGGTGCTCGACGGGGAGTGA
- a CDS encoding winged helix-turn-helix transcriptional regulator: MTTDSRQESVETHNASACPVVSALSQVGTPWRLNVVYALQDGEHRFNELKRATDARSKTLSEALDELVDADVVARRMEEDAPVAVYYGLTEKGRELTRVLDELDAWARRWGEEVPAGPNPRLRDD, from the coding sequence ATGACGACCGACTCCCGACAGGAGTCCGTCGAGACGCACAACGCCTCGGCCTGTCCCGTCGTCAGCGCCCTCTCACAGGTCGGGACGCCGTGGCGTCTCAACGTCGTCTACGCCCTGCAGGACGGCGAACACCGCTTCAACGAACTCAAGCGCGCCACCGACGCCCGCTCGAAGACGCTCTCGGAGGCGCTCGACGAACTCGTCGACGCCGACGTGGTCGCCCGGCGAATGGAGGAAGACGCCCCGGTCGCCGTCTACTACGGTCTCACCGAGAAGGGCCGGGAGCTCACCCGGGTGCTCGACGAACTCGACGCGTGGGCGCGGCGCTGGGGGGAGGAAGTCCCCGCAGGACCGAACCCGCGGCTGCGCGACGACTGA